In Brassica napus cultivar Da-Ae chromosome A3, Da-Ae, whole genome shotgun sequence, the sequence gcttccacaaggttccgattccgattccggttccgaagcaggaagcggacgtccgatgaagctttCGTGCAACGTAGATTAAAAATGGATTAATTTCAaccattttagtttatttataattattttgctGAGATACATGTTAATTTACCCAAAAACTTaagaatatatagatatataaaacatttagaATCAACCCAATCCGATACCCCAAACTTTATAGATAATATGgcttcaaaaccaaaaaaatcgacCGAAGTAAAGACCCAAATCTGCAGGGCTAGTATcaatgttaatttatttttagtacTACCTAGAATGAACTATTTGGATGAAAGTAACAAAGAATCAACAAGTAGAAAAAGTTCCAAACTAGATAAACCAATAAATATCCCAAAAGAAATATAGCTGCCAAGTCTTGTTGGCTTGATTTCAATATTATCGTCAAAATCAACAAACATTACAAAAAAGCAATGCATCTCGAGAAAGCTTTGGACTGAACAATGTGTaatccaaccaatcatcccctcAAATTATTACTACAACCCAGCTAGAGAAAGTAGCCAATCctcaaatcaaaaaaaaatggtaatatAGAGAGTAAATATCGCAATGAATCAAATCCATAACGAATGAAAGTTATTCAGGGCGGGACTTGACGATGAAGTTCTGGCGACTGATAGGGTTCATGACGACGGGAGGACCAGCGGTTCTAGGCCATGCTTGGAGCCTCTCTTCAGTCGCAACCCCCCATGCCTTGTTAGTTATAGTTCCCGGTGTACTCCCTgtgtttaaaaacaaaacaaatatatcattAGTAACCACAAGCTTTTCATTTTTGGTTATGTCGGAATATAAAACTTGCCTCCGAAGATCTTATCATCAGAAATGACTTTGTCACAGATGTAGGCTACAACAGCAGATCCCGCAAGGGCACCCACTATGTACGTGGCTCGTGACATTACTTCTTAACCTGAAGTGGTTCATGTAGTAAAAAAACATTACCATCTCATGCATAGTAATAAGACAGAGAGATCAAACCTAACCAATCATATAACGCAGACAAAAAAGACTCCGTAactataaaaacaattaaataaagGCGGACGATTATTACAAATCACTAAAAAATGTAATGGCCGATCTGTGACAATCATTACTACCAACAACGGAGAAGAGACAGATCTATTGTTCGATATCTCGAGGTAAAAGGTTATAGATCTCAAGAAAAAGGAGCCCAGACGAATAAACAACAACAAATCCATCAGATGGATATCTGAGAGAATCAGTTTAATCGCACCAGAAGCATCGATAAGAGAAGAGCGATTTACCTGAATCGATTCACAGACGACGAAGCGAGAGGACAAGGAGATGCGCCGGAGAAAAATCGTTCCCAACTGTTTAGGAAGGAGAAAAACAAATAGCGATTTACAAACTTGAAAAAATGacccaaatgaggtttatcgaTGTGGGCCTTGTATGACTATTAGGCCCATATAAAACTTTCTAAAGTCCAACAATATAAACTACTAGGTTTTGTTTTGCAGGCTAAACAGTTCATGCATAACTGGCCAATGTCTAGTTATGGTTTTATTTTCCCCTATTGATCTCATTTCTTGTTTGATATGGTGGCACTGTAAGGATCATGGATCCCAATTCCCAACATTATCAAGatttatagtttttctttttttctttatggtCTATATCAAGATTTAATTAGAGGTTATATCTTATTACTCTTTCCGTTTCAAAATGGATGATGTTTTGGaagatttttgttgtttcataatagatgatgttttgatatttttatgttattttatctttattaaaaactgtgtaGTCAATTAGATATTACAGTCATTtatgtaattggttgaataattttcaaattatatttttaaaactattttttagtaaaaactaaaatttttaatttttgtgcaTTAAGATAAAATGTGAAACGGAGGGAGTGCTTGTTTTTTGGCCTTAAAAACCTATGCCTAAGAAAACTTCGGTTAGAAACTCATATACTAAAAGGTGGTTTACATATATACATGAAAACTCCGGTTTAAAATCTTTATGTCCGTTGAGTTTTCGTTGTATGATTTAGAGCAACTTAGGAACTTTGTGGTGGTTGTTTAGCCTTGTTGTCTCcggttttcttttttgaatcttGTTTGAAATCTGCAAGATTTGCAAGTTCATCCACTGCTTCGACCGTTTTTTGAATCCTAGCTGCGTTTTCAATCAACAACGAGACCAAAGTGGCAACAGGAAGTACTTCATGTACGCTCATCGGCATGGTTCTGTCTTCATTACTATCTCCTTCTTCGGGTTTGTTCGTTGCAACTGGAACAGTCTTTAATATTTCTCGAAGCTCATGAACTGCTGTGTTCATATCAAACACCAAGAAGTCCATCTTCGAAGATTTTCTCGTGTTGTTAATCATTTCTGCTAATTCTCTCAAGATTTTTGAAGAAGCTGAGCTCAGTTTCACACAAGCTTGTCCGAAGTGTTTCTTGACCTGGTCTGGTACCTGTTGAAAGCAGAAGACATACAAGTGTTAGTTTCACAACAACCACTAATAGTCGAATCtccaaaattattaaaacatatgAAAGTGTTATAACCTCTGTTTCATAATTCATGCAGATACTAAGATTCTCAAGGCAATAAGCACATCTCCTCATAGCAGCCCCTATCTTTACATATTGTTGCCATGGATGCCTGAAGTTAAAGCTTCCATGTGCAGGTTCCCATCTAGCTAGATTCGCCTGagagatttaaaatataagagGCTGCAAAACAAAAAGTGCAAATAAACTTTTCATGTTACCATAGATTCCTCTGTTCCCTTAGAGTTTAGTACACATTTGAATCCTTGCAACTTCATGTTagtttcttcatcttcattctcAGAGACGTCTTTCTTCTTGAAGTACTCTTCTACACGGCCTGCAGTTGTAATGATAGTCAAATGGGAAAGCCAATGAGGGAACCTTGCGTGacaagtttttattttctcataCCCTTACCGTCTAATGAGTCAgcaagttttataaaattacgTTGAACAAGGCGATGAAGCTGAGTTCCTGCCCATATTGGACAGAAGAAGACAGTGATGATAATGCAAATAGATGTTCCAATAGCAATAGTTGATACTCTTTCCTGAGCCATATCAACCAGCTTATCTACTCGGTAACCGCCTACTGAGACAAGGCTAAATGTGAGGATAAAGATCATCGCTCCATAGTCGAATCTGGCTTTGAATGAAGGCACAAACCGCGAATAAGTAGCTGCGAAAGCTGCCAAGAATCAAACccacaaaaaaagaagttaataaAGATTGATTCTTTTTTGGTTACTTGCAAGTCAAGAAAGACTGATtctttttagggttttggacaATTACCAAAGAGAAAAACAGAGCATCCAATGACGAAAATCTCAGCTTTTCCTGATTGATTTGCAACCCAGTGAACAGCAATGCCTAGTGATCCAGCTAATATAGTTGCCACCACTCTGTTCACACATTTTGAGAATGTTGCTCCTGTTGAACATAGAGGAGAATCATACACATATAAGTCAAATATAATTGCACTCAttaagtaagaagaagaaagttgaAGTCATACATACCGACATTGGACTCAAAGACGACTACAACAGTCATGATAGCCCACATAGCATTTCCTCCAACTCCATCATACAAAGGTCTCATGTAATAGAAGATTGAGACTAATGAAAGTGCAAGTCCTACTTTCAGACAATGAACCACTTTTGCCGGATCATCTGCCCCAATCTTCCAGGTCTTCCTCATAAACTTTGAGAGTCGCTCCAGAATTACCTTCATTACTAAACCCTTTAGCCAAAGAAAGATTCTTATACTAGGTCCTGATTTAGGAACCAATCTCTCGGTTGCTCCATTGTCAACATTTATCCTCCACTCTAGGTTCCCTGCTCCTTCTTTTGATGCCATATTACTATACCCGAGAACGcgaaccttaaactctaaagcCAAAAGTCGGATCAAATAAATGTTTAGGTCAAGAAGTGTTTGGGTTTGTTTGTTGAGCAATGCAATATGgggtgttatatatatataacacgtATTAGTTTCTGTCAAAGTTCTTTAAACCATTTTAAGTTGtgaactgatatatatatatatatatatatatatataattgttatcTACTACTGTATATTATACTCTCCCACTTGGAAATGCAACAAAAGATGGAGTGACCTAACTATAATATGATTAGTTCATATTTTGTGCTACAAAGCTGTCATCACACTAGTACGTACTGATGTTGACTCCTTCGTACATCCATCCATTTCAGTCGAATTAGGGTGTTCAATCCAGTAGAATTTACCAATTAAAACCGAATCGaaccgaaataaaaaaaaagtttagattcAATGATACCTTATAAATCAAATGGATATTACTCTTAAAAAAACTGCATTGTACAGATGTAGTTTTGTATATAAACATATCAAACCGAATAATTGAAATATAGTATCGTTATATAATATAactgataatatatatacacaacttattttattaacataatctTGATAATTAATATGTTAATTTGAATAATTTGCTATTTCTCAAGTAAAGATTTTCATTGACATGCATTTGtgcaaaagtttattatttaattatatatatatgattttattatcttttcttattttgttttatgaaaatataataattaatgaattatttttcctcatagttaaataaaaaataaaatattatatctaaaaactAGAGTAttgaacaataatttttgttttaataaatccGATTTTTAGTCGTATAGACTAAAATTGATACAAAATGTTagaaaatacatataattatggttTCTAGAGTAAatccgaataaaccaaaaatagaaaatatataaaccgaATTAAACTAAAGtcgatataattttaatataattgcTATGTTTACAGACCGAAACATTAGAAAAAAAGAACTGGATCCAGATTGAACAGTCCTACAACACACAAATGTCTGTACACCTTTGTTTCTagattatatttacattttatgtcaaaaataatgtcGCAGGTCCTAAGAAGTTTCAACTCAGATACATTATCTACAACTCTGGAGAACACTCGAAGGGTTTACGTATTATCAACTCTAATTTGTACTATTTGGATTCATCATTGTCCCATTTGCACAAAAAGAATTTATCATAGTCACGTGGATAATGTAAGTATCAAACCAATAAAATGAAATTGCTATTACGTACATGCACTAGCTAGCCACTAAGTTATAGATCTCCCAAGtgatataaaaaataacaaacaaatgaAATCTATTAAGAGATATCAGAAATATTCGTGTGCGTGTGCATCGCGTGCGTACTTACATATACATGATTTCATATTTagtaaaaacacataaaaagtttcaggtaaaaaaaaaacacacacatgaAAAGTGTATGGTCGTAAGCGAATAAAGCCATTCGCATATTCCTTTTGgttgatatatttatttatttcatgcAATTAACTTCAAATCGAATTccaacattttaccaaaaaagaaaacCTCAAATTGAATTTACTATATTACAATGCACTAaatgatatcaaaagatatatgAAAGTGGTGCGTTTGACTTACATTATAcctttaaataattataatgtaCATAAGAAGTTACAATTCTAAGGTGGTACAAATATATCAAACCAATTAGAAGAAAAAGATGGCATAACCTAACTTTATTTTAGGTCACTAAGAGAGCCCCAAACTATAAGGGACCTAATTTGATTGTTGGAATCCCTATCAATATATTATCTATCCGTAAGTGGacgtatttatatatattatcactaaccaagatttttatttatgttttaaaagtattatttgCGTGGTCGAAAATTAACTGAAGAACACAAAGAAGTGCCCTGAGCTTATCATAGCTATACTTCAGGTTGCCGTATTGGATTTTGTATAGTGAAACTATTTACGAAGTGCCCTTCAGCTTATCATATCACCTTTTGTTGTTGATGTGATAAGGAGAGCAgtttaacattttttgtctTATCGAATTTATTAGTAAAGATACCGTGTTGGGGTTAGGTCACGATTGATATAAAGATCTGATTGGTATATTCCGCTAAATATCATTGTCATGCAAATcttaattgataaaataggcagaatttattttgttctattcACAATATCAATGAAGAACATAAAGTATTCAGTATGGTTGTCCAGAAAAAAAGTATTCAGTATCTGCAGGGAGTAGGAACGCACTGTGAGATCATCATCTTTTCTTGAACTTTGtgaaatattatgttttaacgAAAGTATTATATCGAATATGTGATTAATGGACTAAATTGGCTAGCTTTGTCTTGTGTTGTTGTGGATTATTATTTCGGATTTTGATGACACAACATTATAGTGGAACATAAGTGGCGCATATCAAGTCGTTCGTCATATTATATAATCTCGTATACGTCTTGTCTCCCCCATCTTTTTTTATGTTGCTTAGTTGCTTTTAAAATTGATGATCTAGAACCGAGTGTTGTAAATATGAGTAAACAAAATTAGCAAATTTTATCATTCATTTAGATAATTTTGGAATACATTTTGATTGCTTCACAATGGGTTTGAATGTAACTCATAAGAAAAGCCGAACAAAAAGTTATGCAGTCGAGACCGAGATTAGACGAAGCAGCGACTCGGAGCTTGAACTCAGTCATGAGGTCCATGTCAGCATCTCTGACTATTACCTTCACTGTTTTCTAGATTTCATGTGAAGTAATAACCATTTCAATGGAATCATGCAGTAGAGATTCTCCATgttccaaaaaagaaaaaaatgaaaaattcgcCATAGAGAGATTAAATCAGTGGAGATTTTAACAGAGTTTCTGTTGTTGGCCGGGTTTGTATTAAAGGTTGGCACTTGGCACAAAAATCGCCGGCCaggaaaaaaaataaggttCCACCGAGACTTGAACTCGGGTTACTGGATTCAGAGTCCAATGTCCTAACCGCTAGACCATGGAACCTTTTCGTTCATCTGGTGCagtgtaaaatatttatttatgttaataatTCTAAACGACTGCGCTTTATTAACTGTGGTTAGTTGTCACTTGTCACTAACAATAGTGGTGACTCCGATAACGCAGACAAAAACCCTGAAGGGACATGCATACGGCAGAGAAGGGGTTGACTTGTCATCAGTGTAAGAACTTAACGGATAAAGTTAATCTCGTCTTCTGTTCAAAATGTACCAAGAAGCGCTATTGCTATGACTGCATCAAGAAATGGTAAAAGTATTTCACTTTCACACTAGAACGATTGAAGTCATGAGAAAGCTGAATATATCTCGaatctctaatatatatataggtatcCAGAGACAACCTCTGAGGAAGTTCAAGCTGCCTGTCCTTTCTGTATGGAGAATTGCAACTGCAAAGCTTGTTTGCGTGTCAAGGTAATAAGGAGGTTCAAGCAGTTGGATTGTTTGCGTCAATTCAAATAGTATTTCCTTCATTTGGATTCTTTCTGAATCTCAGCAGAGACCAAGTGACAAGGACGAGAATGTCAAGCTCAAGCAGTTGCAGTACCTATTACTTAAAGTTCTTCCTGTTCTTAGGGATATTTGTGCAGAGCAGAACCGTGAACTAGAGGTTGAAACAGCAGTTAGAGGTATTTTCTCTTCACTTTTTGTGCTATCCTCtcatttcttttttgtttctgttttccACTCACAaaacctgttttttttttttttttcccttcaaGGAGTCCCTGTGACAGAATCTGACATTACTAGGTGCGACGCTAGCATAAATGAACGCATATGCTGGTAAATTTCAAAACTCCGGGAACTCTTCTGCTTGCTTGGTTGATTTTTTCTTGTAAGGAAAACAAACGTTACTGTTTCTTGTATCTCTTGCAAATAAGGAATAGGAATTGGACTCCTATGTAGCTATTATCACCAAGTTCACGAGAAGATGTGTCACCGATCTAGTTAATATATCAATGGAACAATAAAGAAACGATTTTTGGAGGAATGATTATGTGTTTCTGTTAGTAAGTTGagattattatcttattaagTAATTTCATTTCTGTGTTTCCTTGTTTCCATAATATTTGGAGGAATGATTATGGTGTTTCTAATGGTACATGTACGACAGTGATCTTAGTATGTACTTTTAGGCCTTCACGGAcatctctttgttttcttttttttttttgcttacaaTCTTTTCACTTGTATGACAGTGACCTCTGCCACACATCCATTTCCAATTTTCACAGAAACTGTCCGAAATGTTCATGCGATGTATGTCTTTCGTGCTGCAAAGAACTAAGAGAGGGCTTCTACGATCAAGAGAAAAATGGGAAGAGAAATGCAGAAGGGACCGTTAATTCCAAAGCCTGTGTTCCAGATATCTCTAGTTGGAAGCTTAATTCTGACGGTAGCATTCCATGCCCACCAACAGAATCTGGTAGTTGTGGCACTTCAACACTGGAGTTGAGACGCTTATGCGAATGTGATTGGGTTCAAAAACTGATAACCAATGCAGAGGAAGTTACTCTCCAGTTTCAGCCACCAGATGTGGATATTGCTCATGAATGTTCCTCATGCACTTCCATCATCAGTAGGCAGGCGGCGTTTAGGAAGAATGGTCATGATAACTTTTTGTACTGCCCAAATGCTGTTGATCTGGCTGAAGATGATATTGTTCATTTTCAGTCGCATTGGATGAAGGCAGAACCTGTGATTGTCAGAAATGTTCTCGATAAGACATCTGGACTAAGTTGGGATCCAATGGTTATGTGGAGGGGTTGCAGGGAAATGAATCCAAAAGTTAAATGCAAAGGAGATGGGAAAAGCGTGAGAGTTTTAGACTGTTTTGACTGGTGTGAGGTCAGTCAACTCCATTCTCTCTCTTCTACAATATTTGAGAAGTATACTCATTAACACATGCCTTTCTCTTGTAGgttgaaataaatattcatcAGTTTTTCCAAGGATACTTGAAAGGCCGCATGGATCCCAAGGGTATGCCAGTAATGTTGAAGTTAAAGGATTGGCCTCCATCAACTTTATTTGAAGAGCGCCTTCCAAGGCATAACTCCGAGTTTATTTCTGCGTTACCTTTTCTCTGTGTACACTGACGCAAAGTCAGGTATCTTCAATCTCGCAACAAGACTCCCAAAAGGATCCTTGAAGCCAGATCTTGGACCCAAGACATACATTGCGTACGGTTTCCCTGAAGAGCTTGATGGAGGAGATTCTGTGACAAAGCTACATTGTGATGTTTCTGACGCTGTACGTCCACCATTTCTTTCTCAACTCTTCATAGACATAAAAACCAATGAGCTCATTTGTTTTTATGTACATCTAACTGAAACTAAGGTATCCATTCTTTCCCTTATGCTTTGGTGAATTAGGTCAATGTGCTGACACACACAGCTAAAGTGGATATACCTCCCGGGCAATACAAACTTGTAAAAAAAGCACAGTTGCGTAAACAACACGTTGGTCAACAGACAGAAGCCAGTGCAAGTGAAAACAAGTCACTGAAAGAAGTAGAGAATGAGGAAGCTGCTTTAAAGAATTGTGATGGTCTTGTGAGAGAAGAGAGTTTAAAGAACAAGGCAGGTAACAAGGAACCGTCGAACAACAGTTCGAAACGGTCCAGCTCACAAGAAGGTGATAAcatatttgtttcaaaatgtattCAGGTGAATGTACCAACAACACTGTGGGATTAAATTTCAGGTAAATGCATTACTGCTATGGAGTCAGATCATGATCCAAAGGAGGCTGCGGGGTTAATTCCTCAGAAGAATGTAACGATGACAAACGAATCCATTGCTGACGAGAATCATAATGACGTCTGTTTGAAGACAGAGAGATTATCTTCCGAAGAAACTAATGGCAATGCCAATGAGAGTTCAAAGGCTGTGCGGGGTGGTGCTGTCTGGGACATCTTCCGAAGAGAGGATGTTCCAAAACTTATCGAGTATTTGAAAAGACACAAGCATGAGTTTCGTCATTTCTATAACGAACCTGTGAAATCTGTAAGTATCAACACCACATCACTCTTGTGAATGATTAATGTGTGAGAGAGAAATCTTGAATTTAAGCTTGTGTTTAATTTTCAGGTTATTCACCCAATTCATGACCAGAGTATGTTCTTGAGTGAAAGCCAGAAGAAACAGCTGAAGGAGGAGTTTGGTAAGATTCTTGTTTGGATTGAAAAGCTGACTTATCTTCTATGCTATGGCGAAAAGTCGATATATGTTATTGTTCATATGCACAGATATAGAGCCATGGACATTTGAGCAACACCTCGGTGAAGCTGTTTTCATCCCTGCAGGTTGTCCTCACCAAGTGAGAAATATACAGGTAAGCAGCCAGTTAAAATATTCCCTCTTTTGTTTTGACATCTCATGTGTTATGAAACAAGAAACTTAAAAGTGTTATTGATCCTAAaatcaatctgttttcagtctTGCATAAAGGTGGCAGTTGGTTTTGTTGCTCCTGAGAGTGTAGAGGAATGCCTTAGGCTAACACAAGAGTTCCGGAGACTACCAAAAGACCACAGAACCAACGAAGATAAATTAGAGGTATGTACTTTCAGTATCTCCCTATCTCATCTGAACGTCATTTTTTGAAGGTAAAAAAAGAGTCTAGTTTCAAACTAATGTTAACCTCTCTCACTGTTAACTTCTCTTCTCACTGCGCATTGTAGATTAAGGAAATAGTGATACATGCTGCGAGCTCAGCCATGAGAGAAGCTAAAGGTCTAATATAATGCAAAACTCCATGACGCAGTGATGCTAACAAAAAAGACTCCCAAGGTTTGTTTTTCTAAAAGCGTGTCAATATGCTTGTGAAAACAGCCTGGCGATGCTATAAGTAGAGTTGTAAACTAGAACGAAATGGGTTTGAGTTTGTCAAAGCCTCTTGGAAAACAAGACAGCAACTGTAATCATATTATCTCCAGTAACTAGAGTTAACATAACTAAGAACTTTTAGCAAACAAACAGCTTACATACTTAACCAAGAACCCGAAACACTGACTAGACCATTGGACCTGGACCTCTCTCGTGAGAATGTcgttaaatgttaaaaatacgtaaaagaaaaacaaatgataTTAAGGCCTAGTGAGGTCTGAGGCCAAATTTTTATGGACCATGTTTAAGCCCATGTTTAAGAACAATTCACATTTTTGTCTCTTCAGAAGCAGCCCATAGAAAAAgtcatttaatatttattaatgctTGGGAACCGGCGgtagttttctttctttatattGACTGAAAATATATATGCTAGTTAAACTGTACTTTGGTCTAATTAAGAAACATACctattgttgacaaaaaaaaaaagaaacatacctattttttatattttgtaatattagaAATTTAAGGAAGCCTGTTTTCAACActgatattaattaaaaatatggaaTATATTACAAGACGATTTTATAACCaagaaatagatttatattattatgaagatagaaaatttatttgttttataaagattttatttGATTGAGGGTTTTATTTTGCattaataaagagagagagagagagagagaaagtagctGAGAATGAATTAGGGATAAGGGAGTCCGATGATCCATCATTCCTATAATAAGACTTTGACCTGCCACGTCACTGATTCATTATCATCAGAAACGCCGCCGTCTGATGTTCCAAAGCCGAGACAGGGGGCGATAGCGAGAGAGTATGGAGAAGCGAATTAGATCAGATGATTCCGACGAGTCAGAAGAACTTCGATCTAACAAGCGACGTAATTCGAGGAAGAAAGATACGGATGGTGTGAGCATAGGCTCTCCGAGCTCTGAGGGAATAGGAAGAGGTAGAGGTAGaggtagaggaagaggaagagggagagGAAGAGGGAGAGGAAGAAACTCTGACGGTGCAGATGATTCGAAGAGAATTCGATCAGATGATTCCAACGACTCAGATAGGCTCAAAGAACATAGATCTGAAGGAGGTGTGAGCATTGAATCTCCGAGCTCTCAGGGCCAGGGAAGAGGGAGAGTAAGAAAATCTGACGGTGGAGAGGGCTCGAGGCGAACTGCTGAAagaagagggagagagagaggcatgTCTACGCCCAACAaggttattttctttttgtaattgaaTTGTTCAGTTTGTCAACAAGCTTGAATCATCTTTGTTTACTTCTATTTgtggaaatgtttttttttttggataaatgtGAACACTGTTTTCCTTTTTCAGGATGATAACTCTGATGGAACAAAAAAGTATGCGGGTTTGACTTGTCATCAGTGCAAGAACTTAACGTATAAGGTTGATCTTGTCTTCTGTTCTAAATGCATTAAGAAGCGCTATTGCTATGACTGCATCAAGAGATGGTAAACTATTTTATTTGCACTTTAGAACGAGGTTAAAGACTGCAGTCATGAGAATCTTAAGAATCTCTATATAGGTATCCAGAGAGAACGCCTGAGGAAGTTAGAGATGCATGTCCTTTCTGTGTTGGGAATTGTAACTGCAGAGCTTGTTTGCGTCAGCCTTTGCTTGTCAAGGTTTGATCACTTTTTCACTGTGTATCTATTGAGACGAAATGGCTCcttcatttgtatatttttatgaatcTCAGCAACCAAGTGAGAAGGACGCTAATGTCAAGCTCAAGCAGTTGCAGTACCTATTAGCTAAAGCTCTTCCTGTTCTTAGAGATATTTATGCAGAGCAGATCCGTGAACTGGAGGTTGAATCAGCAATTAGAGGTATGGGTCTTCACTTGTTTGTTTTGTCCTCTCATTTCTTCTTTGTTTATATTAGCCAACGTAACctgttttattgttttaggaGTCCCTGTGACAGAATCTGATATTACGTGGTCCGAACTTCATCCTAGTGAACGCATATACTGGTATGTTTTCAAAAACtcgtttgctttttttttttttttttttgcttgtttgATAATGATATTTCTTCGTGGGGAAAACACGCTTCCATACCATTTCTTGTATGTTTGGTAGTTTATTGATGAGATCATGATCGTATTAAATGGTTTCAATATTGTTTAAATACGCTTCACATTGTGAAGCATGTAGTTGCCTTGATAACTATCGGCAAGGGTTCTGGACCCCTTGCTCGGATACCTTTGGGTATCGTTGGGGGTTAGTCTGTTATGTTCCACTTCCCTCAagtgaaaaaataattaagtccATATATAATCCCATTGATTCCCCACTTATAAGTTAGATTTCCGATGAATTTGGTTATGGGCTGATTGTGGGACACTTGTACTAAATGATACATTGTATCAAATGGTATAAGAGCAGTTTGTTCCTTGGGCATGAGGACGTCGGGGTGGTGATGAGTGGAAGGAAGATGGGTTTAATGGGGGAGTCTTAGAGATACTAGCAGCCGCGATCGTCCTTCACCAGCGTCGAGGATGTTTAAAGGGGCAGTATTATTATGTCCCACATCGCTCAAGTGAGAAATTAATTTAAGTCCATACATAATCTCTTGATCCCCAATTACAAGCTCACCTTTTGGTGGGTTCTACATTTGAGACTAATATGGATTTGGTTAGAAAGTTTCTACTCTGTGAACTTTCTATATGTGGTAAACTTTATATCTTTCTTATGAGAATTTATGCATGTATGATGCAAGGTTCTATTCTTTATGAGAATTTATGTCTGTCTGACTACAACACCTTGAGCAGTTTTATGAGATCGATGTCTGACATTATTTTTTGCATTATGTCGAAGAGCTCATGTAACTCTTATTCCTACTTTGCATTCTTTGGGATCTAAACCCTAGACTTCTT encodes:
- the LOC106443769 gene encoding aluminum-activated malate transporter 10-like — its product is MASKEGAGNLEWRINVDNGATERLVPKSGPSIRIFLWLKGLVMKVILERLSKFMRKTWKIGADDPAKVVHCLKVGLALSLVSIFYYMRPLYDGVGGNAMWAIMTVVVVFESNVGATFSKCVNRVVATILAGSLGIAVHWVANQSGKAEIFVIGCSVFLFAFAATYSRFVPSFKARFDYGAMIFILTFSLVSVGGYRVDKLVDMAQERVSTIAIGTSICIIITVFFCPIWAGTQLHRLVQRNFIKLADSLDGRVEEYFKKKDVSENEDEETNMKLQGFKCVLNSKGTEESMANLARWEPAHGSFNFRHPWQQYVKIGAAMRRCAYCLENLSICMNYETEVPDQVKKHFGQACVKLSSASSKILRELAEMINNTRKSSKMDFLVFDMNTAVHELREILKTVPVATNKPEEGDSNEDRTMPMSVHEVLPVATLVSLLIENAARIQKTVEAVDELANLADFKQDSKKKTGDNKAKQPPQSS